TCGTTTTATCTTCCTGAGAAAGGTAAAACTTAAAGTCATCAAAAGCAGGTTCCGTGACGCCTTTGTGGTAGTAGTTAGAAAAGGCAAAGCCTTCAGTGGGGATAAAGAATATAAAATTCATTTTCCAATTTTTATCTTCATCATCCATCAGAGCAAGACCATAAATGTTGGGGGTAAGGTTGGGGATACTCGTAGTTAAAACTCCATCTTTAACAGTTGTTTTGGGTACTGCTTTCCATATAATAGGTTGCTTAGCTTGGTAATTCTTTTCGTTTGTATATACACCAATCAAAAGTTGTCCTTTGTTGTTTTTTATGTCTGTAACTTTTATGTTGACCGTTTGCGATAAACAACAAAAAGATGTTAAGACAACTGCTATTATAAGATTAAGAACTTTCATTTATAAATACCTCAATTTCATGACGACAGTTTTATCATCTTTTCCAAGGTCAAAGTCAAAATCATAAAATTTAGGTTTACTCATTCCTGTATGGTAGTAATCAGAAAATGCAAAACCTTCTTTAGGAAGTATTAAGCCATAAGTCATCTCACGATCAAAATCTTCGTCATCTAGCAAAGCAATACCATAAGTTCCTGGTGATAGTCCCTCAACTTTGGTGGATATTTTTCCATTTTGAACTTTTGTTTTGTAAACCGTGAGTTTTTTTACTGCTTTTTCATTAACGTAATCAGTTTGATTAGTGTAAATCCCTAATAAAAGTTGGCCTTTATTATTCCTAATGTTTGTAAATTCTATAGTTAATGTTTGGGCATACATAGAAAACAGCATTCCCATTAGGAAAAATGTTAATACTAAATGTTTTTTCATGTCTAATAAACTAAACGAACCAATACTTGGTTGTATCAATTTCAAAAAATTTTTGTTTTTCTTTCCATTCTTTAAATGCAACTCTAAAGAGCTGGACCATTTCTTTGTCTTCTAAGAAATAACTTGTTGGTTGGTCTTTAACGAGAAGGTGTTGCTTAATATTGTCCTTTAGGTAGTTTTTCCAAAAAGTTGAAGCATGTGTTTTTGCTTCATTTTTACCTACTTCTCGAAATTCTAAAATTGTCTTAGAAGCTTGTTTAGCATCATTGGTGTAGTCTTCTCCACGTTCTAGAATTTCAACCAATTCTGCATTTGATTTATTAGCATAAGTATTAAGCAGTGACATTTCTCCTTTCTTTATTCATCTTAGAAAAATAGGCTGTCCTTAGGTTGAAGTCTTGGCTGTTTTCAATTGGTGTATGAATAGAACTAAAAATATCCATAAACTCTTCGTTGTGATTCTTGGGCTTTCCTGTTTTGATATCAAAGTGCACCAAGTTTACCCAGTTTAAAGCTTTCAAATGGGTCTTTTCTAAATCCCACATTTTCATTTCGATAAAAAGATGTTTATTTCCAAAATCTAAAACCTGAGACTCAATTAAGATATCTTCATTGACATTGGCTGGAACCAAATAGCTAATCATATTACTCGTAACAACCCATCCTAAGTTTTCTTTAAATGCTAATTCCCCCGTTTTAATTCCAAAATTAGCTTCAAATTGATCTTCCCTAGCGTTTACAAAATAATCCAAATACCTTGCATTATTAAGGTGTCTAAAAGGATCTGAATCCTGAAAACGAACTTGATAGGTAGATTGTAATATGTTTGATTTATTTTCCATTTTGTTTAGTAATGTGTTTGTCTAATAATGAATTGGCTTGTTTGTTAAATTGATTTTGAAAAAAAGTAGTTCCGCCAACTAAAGAACCCACCAGACCAAAAGCTTGTTTGGACCATTTTTTAAAACTAAAATGATCGGTATGTTTAATGATTTTACCATCTTTAAATTCAAACTCTGCGTCTATGATGTTGTGCACTTTTTTACCTGTTGCCGAAAACGTGTACCAAGCTTCCCAATGTGCTTTTCCCGTTTGTTCATTGGCATCAATTCCTGAGAACTCCATTTTTAGATCTTTACCAGATATACATAGCATTTCCCACATTGCACCTGCACGTTCGCCCTGTAAGATGCCAAAAGCTGGATCTTCAAAAACAATATCCTTATGATAACATTCGGCCATTGTTTTAGCGTCTTTTGCTTGAAAAGCAGTATAAAATTTTGTCAAAAGTGCTTTATTGTCCATAAGAGTTAATTACCTTTGGTTTATGTTTACGAATATAAACAAATATCCTGTTTGTTTTAAAATAACTTCAAAATGAGATTTTTAATACTATTCCTAATTACTCCATTTATTTTCTATTCACAAACTCCTCAGGAATATGGGAAAGATATTGTGAAAACCTTAGCCTCTCCAGAGTTTTATGGCCGAGGATATGTGAATGATGGAAGTGAAATTGCGGCTGATTTTGTCGTTGAAAAATTTAAAGAGTATGGTTTAAAACCATACCATAACACCTATAAACAACCTTTTAATTTAACAGTGAACACATTTCCAACAGTGGTAGAAATGACTATTGATGGAAAAGCTTTAGAAACAGGTAAGGAGTTTGTTGTTTCTCCAATTTCTGGAAGTTGTCATGGGGAGTATGTTCCATTTTGGATCGACAGTGCCAACTTTCCAAAGGTGATAGAAGACCTAAAATCCATGCGAATGAACGGTACGACGGCTTTTATAATGGATAAAAAAGGAATAAGTAACAAAGATACTTTAGCATTATTCAATGAGTTAAAATA
Above is a window of Flavobacteriales bacterium DNA encoding:
- a CDS encoding acyl-CoA thioesterase is translated as MENKSNILQSTYQVRFQDSDPFRHLNNARYLDYFVNAREDQFEANFGIKTGELAFKENLGWVVTSNMISYLVPANVNEDILIESQVLDFGNKHLFIEMKMWDLEKTHLKALNWVNLVHFDIKTGKPKNHNEEFMDIFSSIHTPIENSQDFNLRTAYFSKMNKERRNVTA
- a CDS encoding DUF2141 domain-containing protein, whose translation is MKKHLVLTFFLMGMLFSMYAQTLTIEFTNIRNNKGQLLLGIYTNQTDYVNEKAVKKLTVYKTKVQNGKISTKVEGLSPGTYGIALLDDEDFDREMTYGLILPKEGFAFSDYYHTGMSKPKFYDFDFDLGKDDKTVVMKLRYL
- a CDS encoding DUF2141 domain-containing protein, translated to MKVLNLIIAVVLTSFCCLSQTVNIKVTDIKNNKGQLLIGVYTNEKNYQAKQPIIWKAVPKTTVKDGVLTTSIPNLTPNIYGLALMDDEDKNWKMNFIFFIPTEGFAFSNYYHKGVTEPAFDDFKFYLSQEDKTIIMKMRYI
- a CDS encoding nuclear transport factor 2 family protein; the encoded protein is MDNKALLTKFYTAFQAKDAKTMAECYHKDIVFEDPAFGILQGERAGAMWEMLCISGKDLKMEFSGIDANEQTGKAHWEAWYTFSATGKKVHNIIDAEFEFKDGKIIKHTDHFSFKKWSKQAFGLVGSLVGGTTFFQNQFNKQANSLLDKHITKQNGK